From Bos mutus isolate GX-2022 chromosome 5, NWIPB_WYAK_1.1, whole genome shotgun sequence, one genomic window encodes:
- the LOC102272011 gene encoding olfactory receptor 6C68 yields the protein MGNHTTVTVFILLGLTEDPQLQVLLFIFLFLTYILSITGNLTIITLTLVDPHLKTPMYFFLQNFSFLEISFTTSCIPRFLYNISTGDRTITYNACAIQLFFTYLFGVTEFFLLATMSYDRYVAICKPLHYMTIMSNKLCKTMIICCWMVALMTILPPLSLGFHLEFCDSNVIDHFACDASPLLKISCSDTWLIEQMVIACSVLILIITLICVVFSYIYIIRTILKFPSLQQRKKAFSTCSSHMIVLSISYGSCIFIYVKPSAKEGNINKGVSLLISSISPMLNPFIYTLRNKQVKQAFNDSLKKAAFLLRK from the coding sequence ATGGGAAACCACACCACTGTAACAGTATTCATTCTTCTAGGACTGACAGAAGATCCTCAGTtgcaagttttgctttttatttttctatttctcaccTACATTTTGAGTATAACTGGTAATCTGACCATCATTACCCTAACATTGGTAGATCCTCACCTTAAAACACCCAtgtattttttcctccaaaatttctctttcttagaaATCTCATTTACAACCTCCTGTATTCCAAGATTCCTATACAATATATCAACTGGGGACAGAACCATTACTTATAATGCATGTGCgattcaattattttttacataTCTTTTTGGAGTAACTGAATTTTTTCTCTTGGCGACCATGTCATATgatcgctatgtggccatctgcaaacccTTGCATTATATGACAATCATGagcaacaaactgtgcaaaacaATGATCATCTGCTGCTGGATGGTGGCACTTATGACTATCCTCCCACCACTCAGCTTAGGTTTTCATCTGGAATTCTGTGATTCTAATGTCATTGATCATTTTGCCTGTGATGCATCACCTCTCCTGAAGATCTCATGCTCAGACACATGGTTAATTGAGCAGATGGTAATAGCCTGTTCTGTACTGATCCTCATCATCACTCTCATATGTGTAGTTTTCTCCTATATATACATCATAAGGACAATTCTAAAATTCCCTTCtcttcagcaaagaaaaaaagccttTTCTACCTGTTCTTCCCACATGATTGTACTTTCCATCTCTTACGGCAGCTGCATCTTCATCTATGTCAAACCATCTGCAAAAGAGGGAAATATTAACAAAGGTGTGTCACTGCTTATTTCTTCCATATCACCAATGCTGAATCCTTTTATATATACTTTGAGGAATAAGCAAGTTAAACAAGCCTTTAATGACTCACTGAAAAAAGCTGCATTTCtcttaagaaagtaa